The Ziziphus jujuba cultivar Dongzao chromosome 1, ASM3175591v1 genome segment ATATAGAGGTTGTGGGTGTGAAGAAATGAGGACCGAGTAAAAcagtattaataatatatttaaaaaaaaaaaaaaaaaaaaaaaacaaatacaggCAGCTGAAAGAGCAGGCAACGAAGCTGAGTTTAGGACAATTTGCAGGAGTTTGCAGAGCATTGtatctccctctctctttctctctctgttttctttttttttttttttgggttcattaCAATATTCAAAAGTTGCAGagaatttgaagaagaagaagaagaagatagaggaTAGGAAAATTAGAAAGTGGGTAGgaatagaaagagagaggaatGGGAGGAAGAGGAGCATCATCAAGACTGAGAAAAGCAGCGAGGAAAATGGCAGTAGCTGCAGCAAATGCATGTGGGTCTTTCTCAAGGAAGAAAGCTCTTGTAGATCCCATCATCTTCGACCATACCACCTCTGCATCTGCATCTGTTAGTCTTCTCCTTCATgcaattttcaatttcttaccaccaagtttttgtttttattttttgtcgtAATAAAAACTGAttctttattcctttttttcttttctttttttggggtcaaattATGGTGATAAGTTAATCTACTATCATTTTATATCCCATTGTTGTTTCTTTGTCAATcaagaatgaaaaagaaatgctttaatttgtttttctgtGCTACATTCTCCATTGTCTTTTTCTTAGAGctctgtttaatttttttttttcccccctttctcTGGCTTTTTGACATTTATGATGAGGGGCATTCTTATTTTTGTTGTGGAATTGTAATTGGGTTTTCATTGATGGGTTTCAGATCTCTGGTTCTTCGGTTGTGTCACCCACAAAGCAAAAGCATATCTCAGAAGAAGAATATGAAGATGTTGTAGGGGAAACAGAAACCAAAACCTTCAATAGCAGCGAGCCCACTGCTAAGGTAACCCCCCACCCTACAAGTCATTCCAAacaccacttttttttttttttttttttctttttccttttcagcCTAAAGATTCCCAAACCCAATGTAAAAttgactactttttttttttttttaattctttttcaaaaaattaataagatgtTGAAGTTGAGCTATTATTAAAAATGCTTTAGTTAGAAGTTCATTTCCTTTTCGTGAAATCTGGGAAAAATTTTAGATGTTAATTAGTATACTAGTAGTGTTAAAATGCTAAACCCAAAACCACCCAAATGCAATGCTGTTTGATTTTCATCTTTCTCGGCCACTGTTCTCTATTTTACCCTGCTGTTGATTGTCAACAaactttatttactttattgaaaccgattgctttattttattttattttatatattttttaattcacttgAAACGCTCCTGTTATTCAAGTTTATTTTTCTGTCCTTCTACAACCTCTGACTTCAACATTTATCAATTCAAACCACTCAGAGGAtatcaattttctattttctctttttttgagAATTGAAGCTTCAAATCCACTGActatccatattttttattttttattttttattttgtatattttagtaTCTTCCCCACGCCCTGAGTGTTAAATAATAGCGGGTGGGGAATTATACAGAAGACAATTGTGGCATGTGAATGCGCCTGTCTAATTGTGTATTAGTGAAATTTAAGAATCCACTATTATAAAGAGCCAGAGACAGCAGACCCCACTTTCAAAAGTTTTTTCCACCTGCCATGGCACTCATTATGACCACATTATTCATTCTGAAGCACCATTCTATATATGATACTGCCACCTTGcttcttcaattttatattcTGCCATTTCTCTATGATATGatggttttgaattattttcatGCCCATTTTCATTTTGTCTGCAATAGTTTACTAGTAAGCCTTGGTGCATAGTATTTGAATAAAATGGTCGAATTAAGGAACTAGTGCCTACCGTCCGCATGACCTCCAACAAAACCCAAgaattttgttaataagttaaaaaaCTATGTTGAGGATTTGACTAACTTCTTTTTTACTGAAAGTTAATTACCTTGTCaaagtatgttttttttttttttttttttttttttactttttctaggGTAAAAGACTAATCATAATATTGTCAAATGCCAATTATTAAGAAGTACTTGATTATATGCACTAGAACATCCTAGATCCCATTATTCTTTCTACAGGGAAATCACTGTATATTCTAGATCACCAATAGATTTTGCCTTCATACTACATTAAGTTTATGTGTAGTTCTATTTGGGGAATCATTTTCTTTATGCAACATTAAAAGGAACGGAGCAAATCacaattaaaatttgaagtgTTTGTTACTCAGATGGAAACATTATTTATCATCACATGGAGGTTTCTATGGAAAACATGAGCACTAGAATAATCAATAGCACCACTTACCTTCCCATTCAAAGACTGAAAGTATTGTTGATTAACTAGCTAGACTCTATTCATTTTGGACTTTGCCATATTCATACGTTTACTTCCAAATCTATCTTGTTCTTATCTTTGTATGTTCTTTCTTGTGGCAGAATCTGTGTGCAATATGTCTTGATCTTCTCAGCTACAACAGCACAGGCAGCAGTCCTGGGCAGGCTATATTCACAGCGCAGTGTTCCCATGCTTTCCATTTTGCTTGTATCTCCTCCAATGTCAGACATGGTAGTGTGACCTGCCCCATATGCCGTGCTCATTGGACGCAGCTGCCTCGCAACCTGAATCCACCTTGTGGTTCTCTGTCTTCATGCAACCAAAATGACCCCATCCTCAGAATCCTCGATGACTCCATTGCCACTTTCCGTATCCATCGGCGCTCCTTCCTCCGCTCTGCCCgctatgatgatgatgacccaATTGAGCCAGACGACTTGTCTAACTGTCCCCGACTCCATCTCTCCCTCACACCCATCCCACCTGGTGCACCCTCTACTTTTCAACCATCATTGCAAATGGCTGGCTGCACCTCCTTCCCATACAATCCTCCTTTGCATCCCCTAACCTGCAGCTCCTCATCACTTTTACATTCACCAAGCAGGCATATACCTTATAATATTATGTGTACCTCTTCAAATAGAGCATATCTTTCAGTAAAATTGGCACATCAACGTGCAACCGACTTGGTCTTGGTTGCAAGCCCCAATGGACCACACCTTAGGCTTCTCAAGCAATGTATGGCATTGGTGGTTTTCTCCCTCAGACCCATTGACCGTTTGGCCATTGTTACATATTCATCAGCTGCAGCTCGTGTCTTTCCCCTAAGACGTATGACATCTTATGGTAAGCGAGCAGCCCTACAAGTGATTGATCGTCTTTTCTATATGGGGCAAGCAGATCCAGTTGAAGGGCTCAAGAAAGGGATAAAGATACTTCAAGACCGTGCACACAAAAACCCAGAATCCAGTATCCTTCATCTGTCGGATAGCCCAACTCAGTCTTACCATGCTGCAATGGACATGGAAGAAGTGCACATTCCGGTC includes the following:
- the LOC107434110 gene encoding probable E3 ubiquitin-protein ligase WAVH2 isoform X1, which encodes MGGRGASSRLRKAARKMAVAAANACGSFSRKKALVDPIIFDHTTSASASISGSSVVSPTKQKHISEEEYEDVVGETETKTFNSSEPTAKNLCAICLDLLSYNSTGSSPGQAIFTAQCSHAFHFACISSNVRHGSVTCPICRAHWTQLPRNLNPPCGSLSSCNQNDPILRILDDSIATFRIHRRSFLRSARYDDDDPIEPDDLSNCPRLHLSLTPIPPGAPSTFQPSLQMAGCTSFPYNPPLHPLTCSSSSLLHSPSRHIPYNIMCTSSNRAYLSVKLAHQRATDLVLVASPNGPHLRLLKQCMALVVFSLRPIDRLAIVTYSSAAARVFPLRRMTSYGKRAALQVIDRLFYMGQADPVEGLKKGIKILQDRAHKNPESSILHLSDSPTQSYHAAMDMEEVHIPVHRFHVGFGFGTSNGFIMHEFEEFLAGLLGGVIREIQLRMRTGEEGSTRIIRIGELRGGEERRILLDLGENGHMTVEYSYIEEVGEVDEHMGTGETVLSLGDGKTNATEATADSDGGRRDVISGGRTSSAESWDYHDPYMARRWAKHLHGYRL